The genome window GTCCCCTTATTCAAGTGGTGAAACTGAAAGTAAGCATCATGCAAGATTATATGTGCTTGACATTAATGGCATGATATCCGGTGGAAGATTAGCATTAGAAATCGAGTATAGCGGTAAACAATATAAGAGAGAAACAATAGAACAGTTGGCAAAATGCCTGCAAGCGAGTCTACAGGAAGTCATTGAACATTGTGTAACGAAAGAGCGAACGGAGCTCACACCAAGTGATATCACATTCAAAGGGATGACGATTGAAGGATTAGAGCGCGTCGTACAGGAAACCAAGCACATAGGCGAAATCGAAAATGTGTATCCGTTAACTCCAATGCAGAATGGTATGTTATTTCATAGCTTGTTAAACTCACAATCGGAAGCTTATTTTGAACAAGCAACGTTTGATGTACAGGGAAGTCTGAATATAAAGGCATTCGTTCAAAGTTTAGAGCAATTGGCGCAAAGACATGCCATATTCCGAACTAACTTTGTGAGTGCAGGGAATGATGAGCCGTTACAAATCGTATACCGAAATAGAAAAGTTGATTTTCATTATGAAGATCTTCAGGAAATGGAAGAGTCATCACGTGAAGAGTGGATGAAGAAGTATACGACTGAAGATAAAGAAAGAGGATTTAATCTTGCTGAAGATGCATTAATGCGTATGACAATTTTACGCACTGAGGAGCAAACATACCATGTTATTTGGAGTTTCCATCATATCCTAATGGATGGTTGGTGCATGCCACTGGTGACACAGGAAATCTTCGAAATTTACTATGCAATTCAGCAACAAAGAGAACCTGAATTGTCTGTGGTAACGCCATATAGTGACTATATTGAATGGTTAGAAGCACAAGATCAAGAAGAGGCATCTAAATATTGGAATGATTATTTAGGTGGGTATGAAGGGCAAACGCAGTTGCCAAAAGTTACTTCTTCTGTGAGAGATGAAAGATATATTTTGAAACACTTAACCTACGATCTTGATAAAGAATTGACGGAAAGACTAAAACAGGTAGCTAGTGAAAATCAGGTTACTATCAATACTTTGATGCAGACAGTATGGGGGATGTTATTACAAAAATACAATCGTAGTCAGGATGTTGTATTTGGAAGTGTTGTATCAGGAAGACCAGCTGATATACCAGGTATAGAAAATATGATTGGTTTATTCATTAACACAATTCCTGTGCGTATTCGTTGTGATGCGAAAGAATCTTTTGTAGACGTAATGAAAAAGAATCAGAAGCAGGCGGTAGCCTCACATGCATATGATACGCATCCATTGTATGAAATACAGGCACAAACGGAACAAAAGCAGGACTTGATCACACATATTATGGTATTTGAAAACTACCCAGTGGAACAACAAATGGAACATGGAGAAAGTCATAGTGAAACAGAATTAACAATAACGAATGTAACCATGACTGAACAAACGAATTATGATTTTAATGTTATGGTAATTCCTGGGGAAGAGATTCAGATGCAGTTCCAATATAATGCCCATATATATGATGATGCGAGTATCGAGCGAATGAGGAATCATTTGATTCAAATTATGCAACAAGTTGTAAATAACCCACAGATTGATATACATGAACTGGAATTAGCAACAGCGGAAGAGAAAATGCAGATTCTCGAAGTGTTCAATGATACAGCGGCTGAATATCCACGTGAGAAGACTATTCATCAATTGTTCGAAGAACAGGTGGAGCGTACACCAGATCATATTGCGGCGGTATTCGAAGGTCAGCAATTGACGTATCGTGAGCTGAATGCACGAGCAAATCAGTTGGCACGAACATTAAGAAATGCAGGAGTAAAGGAAGATCAGTTAGTTGGAATTATGGTAGAACGTTCATTAGAAATGATTGTCGGGATACTTGGAATATTAAAAGCAGGTGGCGCTTATGTGCCGGTTGACCCAGAATATCCAGAAGAGCGTATCCAATATATATTGGAGGATTCGGGAGCTACTATATTATTAATGCAAGGCCAATTTCAAGAACGTACATCTTTCGTAGGGAAGATAGTATTGCTGGACGATGAGGAATCTTATCATAAAGAAGGAACAAACTTGAAATCGGAAGTAGGCCCTAATGGATTGGCTTATGTGATTTATACTTCTGGCACAACAGGAAATCCAAAAGGCGTTATGATAGAGCACCAAGCACTTGTCAACCGAATTCACTGGATGCAAAAAAGATATCCTATCGGAGAAACAGACACCATTTTACAAAAAACGCCATACAGTTTTGACGTATCTGTTTGGGAATTGTTCTGGTGGGGAGCGCAAGGGGCTAAAGTCGTATTTCTTGCTCCGGGTAATGAGAAAGACCCAGAATTAATTATTAAAGCAATTGAGGAAAATCATGTTACGACCATGCATTTTGTACCTTCTATGCTATCTGTTTTTCTAGATTATGTGCAGAATGTTGAGGAAGTGAATTGCACGCAAAGTTTGCGTCAAGTATTTGCTAGTGGTGAAGCACTCCAAGTGCAACATGTAAAACGATTTAACAAGTTACTGGGTATGCATAATGAGACGAGACTAATCAATTTATATGGACCGACTGAAGCAACGATTGACGTTTCATACTTCGATTGTCCATTGGAAGAAACTTTAGAACAGATACCAATTGGTAAACCAATTGACAATATTCAACTGTATGTGGTTGATACTAAAGGTCATTTACAACCAATTGGGGTACCAGGAGAGTTGTGTATTGCAGGAGTTGGATTGGCAAGAGGTTATCTTAACCGCTCTCAATTAACGGCAGAGAAATTTGTAAATAATCCATTTGATTTAGGGAAAAAAATGTATAGAACAGGAGACTTAGCTCGTCTGTTACCAGATGGAAATATTGAATATCTAGGCCGGGTTGATCATCAGGTGAAAATTCGGGGTTATCGAATTGAACTTGGTGAGATAGAATCACAATTATTGAAGATAGACGCAGTTCAAGAAACAATTGTAATCGCACTTGAAGATGAAAGTGGACAAAAGAGTTTGTGTGCGTATTTTGTAGCAGATAAAGAGATTGATACAGAAAGTTTAAGAGAAATCCTATCTGATGAGCTACCTAAGTATATGATTCCCTCTTACTTTATACAGCTTATGCAAATGCCATTAACACCAAATGGGAAGATTAATCGCAAGGCATTACCTGCTGTCGAGGAAAGCAAGTTAACGAACAATAAATATGTCAAACCTCGAACAGAAATAGAAGAGCATTTAGTTGATATATGGAAGAGCATTCTTGGAGATCTTAAAATTGGGATAAAAGATAATTTCTTTGATGTAGGCGGGCATTCTTTAAGGGCAACAACTCTGGTATCTAAAATCCGTAAAGAGATGAAGGCTGATGTAAAACTTAGAGAAGTGTTCCAATATCCGACGATTGAACAAATGGCTAAATTAATCACAGGCCGAAAACAGCATGCATATGTATCCATTCCGAAAACTTTAGAGAAAGGATACTATCCAGTTTCATCTGCGCAAAAGCGGATGTACATTTTGAGTCAATATGAAGGTGGCGAGCTCAGCTATAACATGCCAGGTGTTTTGAAGATAGAAGGAGCACTTGATCATGTACGATTAGAAGAAGTTTTCCAACAGTTAATTCAGCGTCACGAATCACTGCGTACAAGCTTTAAAATGATTCATGGAGAACCAATGCAAGAAATACATCCTAAGGTGGAATTTCAAGTTGAACTTGTACAAGCAAAGGAAAAAGAAGAAGAAGAATATATTTATGATTTTGTGCGTGAGTTTGATCTGCAACAAGCACCGTTGCTTAGAGTAAGGTTAATTGAACTGAGAAATAATCATCATATACTGTTATTTGATATGCATCATATCATTTCTGATGGAGTATCTATGAACATTTTAATGAGAGAATTTGTACAGTTATATGATGGAGAACAACTACTTCCTCTTCAAATACAATATAAGGATTACGCAGCTTGGCAGCAAAATATGATACATCAAGAGCAGATGAAAAAACAGGAAAGTTATTGGCTAGATATATTTAACGGAGAAATTCCAGAATTGGAGTTGCCGACGGATTATGAAAGACCTTCTGTACGAAGCTACGAAGGGGATGTGTTTGAGTTTGTTATCGATAAGCAAAGCATTCAAGGATTAAGTGAAATTGAAGCACAAACGGGAGCTACAATTTACATGATAATGCTAGCGTCCTATACCATTTTATTATCGAAGTATAGTGGACAAGAAGACATTATTGTGGGGACACCAATCGCAGGCAGAACTCACGCTGATTTAGAATCAGTGATAGGGATGTTTGTTAATACGTTAGCAATACGAAATTATCCAAGTGGAGAGAAGTCATTTGATTCTTATTTACATGAAGTGAAGGAAACGATGTTAAATGCGTATGAGAATCAAGAGTATCCATTTGAAGAATTGATACAGAAATTAAATATTAAAAAAGATGTAAACCGTAATCCATTGTTTGATACATTATTTGTTTTACAAAATGAAGAAAATACGAATATTAAAAGTGACCTTTTAACATTTAAGCCTTATGATATTCAAAATCAAACGATAGCTAAGTTTGATTTAACACTGTATATACGTTTTACTGATGATAAATTGATTGGTAGTTTTGAATACTGTACGAAATTATTTAAAAAATCTATGATTGAAATTTTAGCAAAAGATTTCTCAGCGATTTTATCTACAGTTTCTCAAGATTTTCGTATTCAATTAGACAATATTAAGTTAAATGAAGAAGAAGTAAAAAATGAAACTGAATTAGATTCAATTGAACTAACCTTCTAGTATTTCTTTTAATTAAAGAGCGTGTTTTTTATTACACGCTCTTTAATTAAAGTTAACTATAATGTTTTGAATAATGTGTGAATTCGAATTTAAAGTATATATTCTGCAAGTGTCTATCTATATTTTATAAAAATTGGGGTGCCTATAATGTCAGTATTTAAAAAGCAAGAGCTTTTTTGGAATAATATGTTTGATGCTGAAGATAATATGAGTTATCTACCTTATGTTAAAGCGATTAAAAATACTAGTAATAAGTATGATTATGTTTATCGTCCTTTATCATCCAATGTATCACAAAAAATTAAGACTATGGCAAATGGATCTAATCTAGCAATATATTTGATACTGTTAACTGGGGTTGAATGCTTAATAAATAAATATACAGACGAAGAAAATATCATCATAGGATTTCCAACAATGCAAGTGGGGGATAAAGAAGGCTCACTATTAAATGAATTCTTAGTATTAAAAAATAAATTAGATCAAAAC of Bacillus clarus contains these proteins:
- a CDS encoding non-ribosomal peptide synthetase, encoding MNVFEKEEIFWRKRFDSEDRITALPYSKKEKNYMSVGNTDYLDSVSITLPSKISKRVISMAKGSDMAAFLILLSGVNCLLYKYTKEKTTILGIPTIEAHKEMFPFIDELLPVKVAIHNESTFKSILKEVNLSVNESIKHQNISFRKMITSLNVEHDMNSKPVVNTVVALQEIHKSITFNDIVASDSLFNFNLENGLVNLNLFYNKNLYDKNFIDNMLKHFIHIFSIVLEQPELQLNKLELVSDTEKEQILVDFNDVTADYPREKTIHQLFEEQVERTPNHIAAVFEDKKLTYFELNERANQLARTLRAEGIKANQLIGIMVERSVEMIVGMLGILKAGGAYVPIDPEYPEERIQYMLEDSGTKVLLLQSHLQDRVSFKHKIIMLDDSATYLEEGSNLESVVKPNDLAYVIYTSGTTGKPKGTLIEHKNVVRLLFNDQNLFDFDANDTWMLFHSFCFDFSVWEMYGALLYGGKLVVVPSLIAKNPGQFRQLILSQGVTILNQTPTYFYQVLQEEMQHDLKELKLRKVIFGGEALSPSLLKGWKEKYPTTQLINMYGITETTVHVTYKEITEVEIEEGKSNIGKPIPTLQAYILDEYQRIQPIGIPGELYVAGDGLARGYLNRPELTAEKFVENPFIPGERMYRTGDLAKWLPDGNIEYIGRIDHQVKIRGYRIEIGEVELQLLKVPSVNEAIVIVREDEVGQKHLCAYFVAENQLTVSNLRDIFSQELPAYMIPSYFVQLAQMPLTSNGKIDRKALPAPEQNLQTGTEYVAPQTPVEEILVSIWQTVLGVPQIGVLDNFFDLGGDSIKSIQVSSRLYQAGYRVDMKNLFKYSTVASLSPYVEKITRVAEQGEVTGEAKLTPIQHWLFDREVAAPHHFNQAFMLYRKQGFDVSALRKTMQKITEHHDALRMVFRQTERGYEAWNRGIEEELFSLEVMDLTGNSNPASAIEEATNTMQRSIDLSEGPLMKLGLFQCEEGDHLLMVIHHLVVDGVSWRILLEDIEAGYEQVVSGEVIQLPQKTDSFQLWAERLSLYANSPEMEKECEYWNEIEQIPTGLLPKDEEQDCGLIKDSEVITVQWTASETEQLLKQTNRAYNTEINDLLLTALGMAIHQWTGMENIVVNLEGHGRESILSDLDITRTVGWFTSQYPVVLPIEAGRDISHRIKNIKEGLRHIPNKGIGYGLLKYLSENQEKQTFTLKPEISFNYLGQFDQDLENTAMQPSPYSSGETESKHHARLYVLDINGMISGGRLALEIEYSGKQYKRETIEQLAKCLQASLQEVIEHCVTKERTELTPSDITFKGMTIEGLERVVQETKHIGEIENVYPLTPMQNGMLFHSLLNSQSEAYFEQATFDVQGSLNIKAFVQSLEQLAQRHAIFRTNFVSAGNDEPLQIVYRNRKVDFHYEDLQEMEESSREEWMKKYTTEDKERGFNLAEDALMRMTILRTEEQTYHVIWSFHHILMDGWCMPLVTQEIFEIYYAIQQQREPELSVVTPYSDYIEWLEAQDQEEASKYWNDYLGGYEGQTQLPKVTSSVRDERYILKHLTYDLDKELTERLKQVASENQVTINTLMQTVWGMLLQKYNRSQDVVFGSVVSGRPADIPGIENMIGLFINTIPVRIRCDAKESFVDVMKKNQKQAVASHAYDTHPLYEIQAQTEQKQDLITHIMVFENYPVEQQMEHGESHSETELTITNVTMTEQTNYDFNVMVIPGEEIQMQFQYNAHIYDDASIERMRNHLIQIMQQVVNNPQIDIHELELATAEEKMQILEVFNDTAAEYPREKTIHQLFEEQVERTPDHIAAVFEGQQLTYRELNARANQLARTLRNAGVKEDQLVGIMVERSLEMIVGILGILKAGGAYVPVDPEYPEERIQYILEDSGATILLMQGQFQERTSFVGKIVLLDDEESYHKEGTNLKSEVGPNGLAYVIYTSGTTGNPKGVMIEHQALVNRIHWMQKRYPIGETDTILQKTPYSFDVSVWELFWWGAQGAKVVFLAPGNEKDPELIIKAIEENHVTTMHFVPSMLSVFLDYVQNVEEVNCTQSLRQVFASGEALQVQHVKRFNKLLGMHNETRLINLYGPTEATIDVSYFDCPLEETLEQIPIGKPIDNIQLYVVDTKGHLQPIGVPGELCIAGVGLARGYLNRSQLTAEKFVNNPFDLGKKMYRTGDLARLLPDGNIEYLGRVDHQVKIRGYRIELGEIESQLLKIDAVQETIVIALEDESGQKSLCAYFVADKEIDTESLREILSDELPKYMIPSYFIQLMQMPLTPNGKINRKALPAVEESKLTNNKYVKPRTEIEEHLVDIWKSILGDLKIGIKDNFFDVGGHSLRATTLVSKIRKEMKADVKLREVFQYPTIEQMAKLITGRKQHAYVSIPKTLEKGYYPVSSAQKRMYILSQYEGGELSYNMPGVLKIEGALDHVRLEEVFQQLIQRHESLRTSFKMIHGEPMQEIHPKVEFQVELVQAKEKEEEEYIYDFVREFDLQQAPLLRVRLIELRNNHHILLFDMHHIISDGVSMNILMREFVQLYDGEQLLPLQIQYKDYAAWQQNMIHQEQMKKQESYWLDIFNGEIPELELPTDYERPSVRSYEGDVFEFVIDKQSIQGLSEIEAQTGATIYMIMLASYTILLSKYSGQEDIIVGTPIAGRTHADLESVIGMFVNTLAIRNYPSGEKSFDSYLHEVKETMLNAYENQEYPFEELIQKLNIKKDVNRNPLFDTLFVLQNEENTNIKSDLLTFKPYDIQNQTIAKFDLTLYIRFTDDKLIGSFEYCTKLFKKSMIEILAKDFSAILSTVSQDFRIQLDNIKLNEEEVKNETELDSIELTF